One Natator depressus isolate rNatDep1 chromosome 6, rNatDep2.hap1, whole genome shotgun sequence DNA window includes the following coding sequences:
- the LOC141990136 gene encoding uncharacterized protein LOC141990136 — MEPVTLSCSSSPGQARSKLERVKMLKRKRKETIEKKNSQVSVTDGWMKPAGICSPSDKAVVGATRTPPREPPKNQESALRPLSTQNSTRVQMKHQPSPNLIYVKPKDKTKHSGKKHPCKDNSSSSAATATPSPEKTVSENAHIHKPGTGALGIVNKKTRIENTCDAKVLQPCKHNSSSSVATAAPSPEKTVSENVHIHKPGVGTLGALNVCRNTHIHKPRAGTLGVVNKKLRTDKDPPYSSIWEEFDASFRKLMDAVSSGSLKLRHSKKIWKKYDALFRKLMDAESSGGLKERGAGKGGSDQA; from the exons atggagccagtaactttaagttgcagttcatcaccaggccaag cacggtcaaaacttgagcgggtaaaaatgctcaaaagaaaaaggaaagagacaattgaaaagaaaaattcacaagtatcagtgacagatggatggatgaagccgg caggcatatgcagcccttctgacaaggctgtagtgggagctacaaggacccctccccgagaaccaccaaagaaccaggaatctgctttgagacctttatcaacgcaaaacagcacaagagtgcagatgaagcatcagcccagtccaaacctcatttacgtcaaacccaaggacaaaacaaaacactctggtaaaaaacatccatgcaaagacaactccagttcctcagcggccaccgccacgccaagccctgagaaaactgtgagcgaaaacgcccacattcacaaacccggaacaggcgctctagggattgtgaataaaaaaacaaggattgaaaacacctgcgatgccaaggtattgcaaccatgcaaacacaactccagttcctcagtggccaccgccgcaccaagccctgagaaaactgtgagcgaaaacgtccacattcacaaacccggagtaggcactctaggggctctgaatgtgtgcagaaacacacacattcacaaacccagagcaggcactctaggggttgtgaataaaaaactaaggactgacaaagatcccccatattctagtatttgggaagagtttgatgcttcattcagaaaactgatggacgctgtatcttcggggagtctaaaactacggcattctaaaaagatttggaaaaaatacgacgctttgttcagaaaactgatggacgctgaatcctcagggggcctaaaagaaaggggggctggaaagggtggctctgatcaggcatga